In a single window of the Candidatus Celerinatantimonas neptuna genome:
- the miaB_2 gene encoding tRNA-2-methylthio-N(6)-dimethylallyladenosine synthase: MQLTDYVHTFGQDLKYRFGSRVRKLTIDASFTCPNRDGTLGRGGCTFCNVDSFVPKARSLSIQQQLAARKAELKHQNILYLAYFQAYTSTYGEYQQLHQLYQQALADHAVIGLCVGTRPDCVSDQVLSLLSEYQCQGKEVWLELGLQSAHDKTLKRINRGHDFETYRQTVRRAHQFGIKVCTHLILGLPGENKQSYRQTLERVLDDEIHGLKLHPLHVVCGSRMAKAWRSGRLSVLTQTEYVEAACDLIRRTPISVIFHRVCATARPPTLLAPDWCEYHWPPITAIAKQLANLGGQGSALA; encoded by the coding sequence TTGCAGTTAACTGATTATGTCCATACTTTTGGGCAGGACTTAAAGTATCGATTTGGTTCCAGAGTTCGTAAATTGACGATTGATGCCAGCTTTACGTGCCCGAACAGGGATGGAACGTTAGGGCGCGGAGGATGTACATTTTGTAATGTTGATTCATTTGTTCCTAAAGCCCGGTCATTATCGATTCAGCAGCAACTTGCTGCCCGTAAGGCTGAATTAAAACATCAGAATATTCTTTATCTGGCTTATTTTCAGGCATATACCAGCACTTATGGCGAGTATCAGCAACTGCATCAATTATATCAACAGGCTTTAGCGGATCACGCAGTTATTGGCTTGTGTGTCGGAACCCGACCCGATTGTGTCAGTGATCAGGTTCTATCTTTGCTTAGTGAATATCAATGCCAGGGAAAAGAGGTCTGGCTGGAATTAGGTTTGCAGAGTGCTCATGATAAAACACTCAAACGAATCAACCGGGGACATGATTTTGAGACGTATCGTCAAACGGTCAGGCGGGCTCATCAGTTTGGAATTAAAGTTTGTACGCATCTTATTCTTGGATTGCCCGGTGAGAATAAGCAGTCTTATCGTCAGACACTTGAGCGTGTATTAGATGATGAGATCCATGGGCTGAAGTTACATCCTTTGCATGTTGTCTGTGGCAGCCGGATGGCGAAGGCCTGGCGCTCTGGCCGATTATCTGTTTTAACTCAAACGGAGTATGTCGAAGCAGCATGCGATTTGATTCGTCGGACTCCAATCTCTGTGATTTTTCATCGCGTCTGCGCGACAGCCCGTCCTCCGACGTTACTCGCTCCTGATTGGTGTGAATATCACTGGCCTCCGATAACGGCAATTGCGAAACAATTAGCTAATTTGGGTGGCCAGGGAAGTGCCTTAGCCTAA
- the gltB gene encoding Glutamate synthase [NADPH] large chain, with protein MSVYDPTLEKDNCGFGLIAHMEGDASHKLVRVAISALTRMQHRGGISADGKTGDGCGLLMQKPDTFFRAIAEERNWTLGRKYAVGMVFLSTDPILAENARQIIRQELEQETLTVLGWREVPVEDNVLGDLAKQNRPRIEQVFINAPAGWVSKDIERRLYIARRRIEKQIEGKDPDFYIASLSTLVTVYKGLCMPADLPRFYPDLADIRMQSSICLFHQRFSTNTSPKWPLAQPFRFLAHNGEINTITGNRQWAKARSYKFSSPLLPDLQMAAPFVNTDGSDSSSLDNMLELFLAGGMDLFRAFRLLVPPAWQHHPAMDDDLKAFYDFNSMHMEPWDGPAGIVMSDGRFAACGLDRNGLRPARYVITNDNLITLASEIGIWDYSPDEVIEKGRVGPGELLVIDTYTGKLWTSFAIDQDLKARHPYRQWLQENCHRMTPFEQLDNAHLGERNLSDQQLVTYQKQFNYSREELEQVISVLGENGQEAVGSMGDDAPMAVLSSYNRTIYDYFRQKFAQVTNPPIDPLRESHVMSLATCIGREQNVFRETTGHAARYTFPSPVLVYSDLRQLLELDEEHYRSSIISINYEPEEGLEAAISRVCNEAIAAARIGSVLIVLSDRSISEKTLPIPAPMAVGAVQQALLENKLRCDANILIETASARDPHHFAVLLGFGATAIYPYLAYESLAKLVENGDIEHDLRTAIINYRNGINKGLYKIMSKMGISTVASYRCSQLFEIIGLHDNIIDRCFKGATSRISGADYEDIQQDLVNLSRNAWLKRRKLAAGGLLKYIHGSEYHAYNPDIVKTLQQATRSGDYQQYKAFAKLVNERPVATLRDLIKLTPPDQGIDISEVEPATQLYPRFDTAAMSIGALGREAHETLAIAMNRLGGQSNSGEGGEDPNRYQSERNSKIKQIASGRFGVTPHYLMNAEIVQIKVAQGAKPGEGGQLPGHKVSVEIAKLRFAVPGVTLISPPPHHDIYSIEDLAQLIFDIKQINPNCLVSVKLVSEPGVGTIATGVAKAYADLITISGYDGGTGASPLTSVKYAGSPWELGLAETQQALVENGLRHKVRLQVDGGLKTGLDIVKAAILGAESFGFGTGPMVVLGCKYLRICHLNNCATGIATQDEMLRRNHFAGKPEMVMNYFRFLAEEVRELLARCGVRQLTDLIGRTDLLKAVEGYTSKQSKLDLSGILYRPKSPNNLALHCQTHNPPFDDGPLNKRIVNDAVNAVEHKTGLTLRYEIRNTDRSVGATLSGLVAQRHGNQGMASDPIEIQFDGTAGQSFGVWNAGGIELILTGDANDYVGKGMTGGKLVIRPHIGVAFKSHEATIIGNTCLYGATGGKLFAAGCAGERFAVRNSGAHAVIEGIGDNGCEYMTGGIVTILGQTGVNFAAGMTGGFAYVLDEHNDFTLKTNTDMVELLDISELAIHQEHLRGIINQHWQETNSTRAEQILDDFDHYLPMFKLVKPKSSDVKSLLGHTSHSAAELRIQAQ; from the coding sequence ATGTCAGTTTATGACCCGACCCTGGAGAAAGACAACTGTGGTTTCGGGCTCATCGCCCATATGGAAGGCGATGCCAGCCATAAATTAGTACGCGTAGCCATTTCTGCACTCACTCGAATGCAACATCGCGGCGGTATATCTGCTGATGGAAAAACCGGCGATGGTTGTGGTTTGTTGATGCAAAAACCAGATACTTTTTTCAGGGCTATTGCCGAAGAGCGCAATTGGACGCTTGGCCGCAAATATGCGGTTGGAATGGTTTTTTTAAGTACCGATCCAATCCTCGCAGAAAATGCCCGACAAATAATCCGTCAGGAACTCGAACAGGAAACGTTAACTGTTCTCGGCTGGCGGGAAGTCCCCGTTGAAGATAATGTACTCGGCGATCTCGCCAAACAAAATCGTCCGCGAATCGAGCAGGTTTTTATCAATGCTCCGGCCGGATGGGTCTCTAAAGACATTGAAAGACGACTTTATATTGCCCGCAGACGGATCGAAAAACAAATTGAAGGCAAAGACCCGGACTTTTACATCGCATCATTATCAACATTGGTCACTGTTTATAAAGGGCTTTGTATGCCGGCCGATCTTCCCAGATTCTATCCGGATCTGGCCGATATTCGAATGCAAAGTAGCATTTGTTTATTCCACCAACGGTTTTCAACCAATACATCCCCGAAATGGCCATTAGCACAACCATTCCGTTTCCTTGCCCATAACGGTGAAATCAATACCATCACAGGAAACAGGCAATGGGCAAAAGCCCGCTCTTACAAATTCAGCTCGCCGTTATTACCAGACCTGCAAATGGCAGCACCTTTTGTCAATACCGATGGCTCTGACTCGTCATCACTGGATAATATGCTGGAACTGTTCCTGGCCGGAGGAATGGATCTGTTCCGTGCCTTTCGTCTACTGGTACCACCGGCCTGGCAGCACCATCCGGCTATGGATGATGACTTAAAAGCTTTCTACGATTTTAACTCCATGCACATGGAACCCTGGGATGGCCCGGCCGGTATTGTCATGAGTGATGGTCGTTTTGCCGCATGTGGGCTGGACCGAAATGGTCTGCGTCCGGCTCGATATGTCATCACCAACGACAACCTGATCACGCTGGCTTCAGAAATCGGGATCTGGGATTACTCCCCTGATGAAGTTATCGAAAAAGGCCGAGTTGGCCCAGGTGAATTACTGGTTATCGACACCTATACAGGCAAGCTATGGACATCATTTGCCATCGATCAGGATCTTAAAGCCCGTCACCCATACCGGCAATGGCTTCAGGAAAACTGCCATAGGATGACCCCCTTCGAGCAGCTGGATAACGCCCATCTGGGTGAGAGGAACCTGAGCGATCAACAACTGGTTACCTACCAGAAGCAGTTCAACTACTCAAGAGAAGAACTGGAACAAGTCATCAGTGTTCTGGGAGAAAATGGCCAGGAAGCGGTCGGTTCAATGGGGGATGATGCCCCTATGGCCGTATTATCAAGCTATAACCGCACCATTTACGACTATTTCCGCCAAAAATTTGCTCAGGTAACCAATCCTCCAATTGATCCTCTCCGGGAAAGCCATGTGATGTCTCTGGCAACCTGTATTGGTCGTGAACAAAATGTGTTCAGAGAAACCACCGGACATGCCGCCCGCTACACATTCCCTTCTCCGGTACTGGTTTACAGTGATTTAAGACAATTACTGGAATTAGACGAAGAACATTATCGTTCAAGCATTATCAGCATCAACTACGAACCGGAAGAAGGACTGGAAGCAGCCATTAGCCGTGTCTGCAATGAAGCCATTGCCGCAGCACGTATTGGCTCCGTACTAATTGTTTTATCTGACCGGAGTATCAGCGAAAAAACCTTACCAATCCCTGCCCCGATGGCTGTCGGTGCCGTACAACAAGCTCTGTTAGAAAATAAACTTCGCTGTGACGCTAATATCCTGATTGAAACAGCATCGGCCCGGGATCCGCATCACTTTGCCGTCCTGCTGGGTTTTGGAGCCACTGCGATTTATCCTTATCTAGCCTATGAATCACTGGCCAAACTGGTTGAAAACGGCGATATTGAACATGATCTGCGAACCGCCATCATCAACTACAGAAACGGTATCAACAAAGGTCTGTATAAGATCATGTCGAAAATGGGGATATCAACCGTTGCCAGTTATCGCTGTTCGCAATTATTTGAAATCATCGGGTTACATGACAATATCATAGACCGCTGTTTCAAAGGGGCCACTAGCCGAATCAGTGGTGCCGATTATGAAGATATCCAACAAGATCTGGTGAACTTATCACGCAATGCCTGGCTTAAACGCAGAAAATTAGCCGCTGGTGGACTACTTAAATATATCCATGGCAGTGAATATCATGCTTACAACCCTGATATTGTCAAAACATTGCAACAGGCAACCCGCAGTGGTGATTATCAACAATACAAAGCATTCGCTAAATTAGTGAATGAACGCCCCGTTGCAACACTGCGAGATCTAATTAAGTTAACCCCTCCCGATCAGGGCATCGACATCAGTGAAGTAGAACCGGCTACTCAGCTGTATCCACGTTTCGATACAGCCGCAATGTCCATTGGTGCACTAGGGCGAGAAGCGCATGAAACACTGGCCATTGCAATGAACCGCCTTGGTGGACAATCTAATTCGGGTGAAGGGGGCGAAGATCCGAATCGCTACCAGAGTGAACGCAACTCCAAAATTAAACAGATTGCTTCAGGGCGATTTGGCGTAACCCCGCATTACCTGATGAATGCAGAGATTGTACAGATTAAAGTCGCTCAGGGTGCAAAACCAGGTGAAGGTGGACAACTTCCAGGCCACAAAGTCAGCGTTGAAATTGCCAAACTTCGCTTTGCAGTTCCTGGCGTGACCTTGATTTCACCACCACCACACCATGATATTTATTCGATTGAAGATCTGGCTCAGCTCATCTTCGATATTAAGCAAATCAACCCAAACTGTCTGGTCTCAGTTAAATTGGTTTCTGAACCGGGAGTCGGAACTATTGCAACCGGGGTCGCCAAAGCGTATGCCGATCTAATTACCATTTCAGGTTATGATGGTGGAACAGGGGCCAGCCCACTCACATCGGTTAAATATGCAGGCAGTCCATGGGAATTGGGGTTAGCCGAAACGCAACAGGCACTGGTCGAAAATGGCTTACGCCACAAAGTCCGTCTACAGGTAGATGGCGGTCTCAAAACAGGATTAGATATTGTTAAAGCCGCGATTCTTGGGGCTGAAAGCTTCGGTTTCGGAACCGGCCCAATGGTCGTGCTGGGCTGCAAATACCTACGAATTTGTCATTTGAATAACTGCGCGACTGGCATAGCAACGCAAGATGAAATGTTGCGCCGTAACCATTTTGCCGGCAAACCAGAAATGGTAATGAACTACTTCCGTTTTCTTGCCGAAGAAGTTCGCGAATTATTGGCCCGGTGCGGCGTTCGTCAGCTTACCGACCTGATCGGCCGGACTGATTTACTAAAAGCAGTCGAAGGATACACCAGCAAACAAAGTAAACTCGATTTAAGCGGCATTCTTTATCGCCCGAAATCGCCTAACAATCTTGCTCTGCACTGCCAGACGCATAACCCACCATTTGATGATGGGCCATTAAATAAGCGAATCGTGAACGATGCCGTTAATGCCGTCGAGCATAAAACCGGCCTGACACTGCGCTATGAAATTCGCAACACCGATCGCTCCGTTGGGGCAACATTATCGGGTCTCGTTGCGCAAAGACATGGCAATCAGGGCATGGCCAGCGACCCGATTGAAATTCAATTTGACGGCACGGCCGGACAAAGCTTTGGGGTATGGAATGCCGGAGGCATCGAACTAATCCTGACCGGGGATGCCAACGACTACGTTGGTAAAGGCATGACTGGCGGAAAACTGGTCATTCGACCACATATCGGTGTTGCCTTTAAATCCCATGAGGCCACTATCATTGGCAATACCTGCCTCTATGGTGCAACCGGCGGTAAACTCTTTGCAGCCGGATGTGCCGGCGAACGATTTGCAGTGAGAAACTCCGGTGCTCATGCTGTCATTGAAGGGATCGGAGATAACGGTTGTGAATATATGACCGGTGGAATTGTCACTATTTTAGGGCAAACTGGTGTCAACTTCGCGGCAGGGATGACCGGTGGTTTTGCGTATGTTCTTGATGAACACAATGACTTTACCCTTAAAACCAATACCGATATGGTCGAACTGCTGGATATCAGCGAACTGGCTATCCACCAAGAACACTTAAGAGGCATCATCAACCAGCACTGGCAAGAAACCAACAGTACCAGAGCTGAGCAGATCCTGGATGATTTTGACCACTATTTACCGATGTTTAAACTGGTCAAGCCCAAATCATCCGACGTAAAGTCACTCTTGGGTCATACGAGCCACTCGGCCGCTGAACTCCGTATTCAGGCGCAGTAA